In Macadamia integrifolia cultivar HAES 741 chromosome 5, SCU_Mint_v3, whole genome shotgun sequence, a single window of DNA contains:
- the LOC122079748 gene encoding G-type lectin S-receptor-like serine/threonine-protein kinase At2g19130 yields the protein MGITQSSWFLLSVMFHLFSLKTLLSNGASTISVGDSISGDQTIISEPAGTFELGFFATGNKSQNYYIGIWYRKISERTIVWEANRDKPISDKFSSQLKLLEDGNLVLLDSSKTHIWSTNLTSLTFNSTEAVLLDSGNLVLRHKQSSSTFIWQSFDHQTNNFLPGAKLGRNKLTNTSYILTSWKNSEDPAMGIFSHEQDPTGSSQYFLLWNKSQRYWTSGYWNGHNFGTVPQQNENNYFNYSYVSNHNESYFTYSVYNSSFITRLVLDVTGQTKQLVWVDGVGWNLFYSQPSKICDVYALCGAFGTCNEQNLPFCECLQGFSSRSTTDYNNLSDWSGGCVRKAPLLCGNNVSTNGEKDGFFSMPNMRLPLNPQSLEVESAQGCKFACLNNCSCTAYAYDGGCSVWEGDLLNLQRLSQGDSGGGNLYLKLAASELSNSGGKKKGSVIGAIVCVISGVVLLLGSVLVLFCWWQRRNVFGPSNHIDGSLVQCSYRNLQIATKNFSEQIGRGGFGCVFKGTLPDSTVVAVKKLEGLSQGEKQFRSEVSSIGMIQHINLIRHRGFCCQGTKKLLVYDLMPKGSLDSHLFHDKKGFEVLDWKMRYQIAIGIARGLAYLHEKCRDCIIHCDIKPENILLDAEFCPKVADFGMAKLVGRDFSRVLTTMRGTIGYLAPEWISGVPITAKADVYSYGMMLFELISGRRNSSQDGDSRVRHFPTWAARKINENGEIIDLLDCRLECSADHEELTRACKVACWCIQYDEAHRPSMGLVVQMLEGVMDVNLPPFPEILQAFSGIHEDSSEYSSNWGSRTCTSQAKRTMSSTVSIT from the coding sequence ATGGGTATCACCCAAAGTTCATGGTTCCTCCTCTCTGTTATGTTCCACTTATTCTCTCTCAAAACCCTTCTTTCTAATGGAGCTAGCACCATCTCTGTGGGTGATTCTATTTCAGGAGACCAGACCATTATCTCTGAACCAGCTGGGACCTTCGAATTGGGCTTCTTCGCTACAGGTAATAAATCTCAGAACTACTACATTGGCATATGGTACAGAAAGATCTCAGAAAGGACAATCGTTTGGGAGGCAAATAGAGATAAACCCATCTCTGATAAGTTTTCTTCCCAACTGAAACTCCTAGAGGATGGAAATCTAGTTCTTCTCGACTCATCCAAAACCCATATTTGGTCTACAAATTTGACATCCTTAACCTTCAATTCTACGGAGGCAGTGCTTCTTGACTCTGGAAATCTGGTTTTGAGACACAAACAAAGCTCCTCTACTTTCATTTGGCAGAGTTTTGATCACCAAACTAATAATTTCTTACCGGGTGCGAAGCTTGGGCGGAATAAACTCACCAATACTTCATATATTCTTACTTCATGGAAGAATTCAGAGGATCCTGCTATGGGGATCTTCTCTCATGAGCAGGACCCCACTGGAAGCTCTCAGTATTTTCTATTGTGGAATAAGTCTCAAAGGTACTGGACTagtgggtattggaatgggcATAATTTTGGCACAGTTCCTCAGCAGAATGAAAATAATTACTTCAACTATAGTTATGTTTCGAACCACAACGAGAGCTATTTCACTtatagtgtatataatagttctTTCATCACTAGACTTGTGTTGGATGTGACCGGGCAGACCAAGCAACTTGTATGGGTGGATGGTGTTGGCTggaatttattttattctcagCCAAGCAAGATATGCGATGTTTATGCTCTCTGCGGGGCTTTTGGTACTTGCAATGAGCAAAATTTGCCCTTCTGCGAATGTTTGCAAGGTTTTAGTTCACGCTCAACAACAGATTATAATAATCTGAGCGATTGGTCTGGTGGTTGTGTGAGGAAAGCCCCTTTACTTTGTGGAAACAATGTTTCTACAAATGGGGAGAAAGATGGATTCTTCTCCATGCCCAATATGAGATTGCCCCTAAATCCACAATCTTTGGAGGTAGAGAGTGCACAAGGATGCAAATTTGCTTGCCTGAATAACTGTTCTTGCACAGCTTATGCATATGATGGTGGGTGTTCAGTATGGGAAGGAGATCTCTTGAATCTGCAACGACTCTCACAAGGTGACAGTGGTGGAGGAAATCTATATCTCAAACTTGCTGCTTCCGAGCTTTCAAATTCGGGAGGTAAGAAGAAGGGATCAGTTATAGGTGCTATTGTTTGTGTTATTTCGGGGGTTGTGCTGCTCTTGGGATCTGTTTTGGTGCTATTCTGTTGGTGGCAGAGAAGGAATGTATTTGGACCTTCAAATCATATTGATGGTTCTTTGGTTCAGTGTTCATACAGAAACTTACAAATTGCAACCAAGAACTTCTCCGAACAGATAGGAAGAGGAGGATTTGGTTGTGTCTTTAAAGGGACATTGCCTGATTCGACTGTTGTAGCTGTGAAGAAACTTGAAGGCCTCAGTCAAGGAGAGAAGCAGTTCCGATCTGAAGTAAGCTCAATAGGGATGATTCAGCACATTAACCTCATTCGCCACCGTGGGTTCTGCTGTCAAGGTACTAAAAAGTTGCTGGTCTATGATCTTATGCCAAAGGGCTCTTTAGATTCCCATCTATTTCATGATAAAAAGGGCTTTGAGGTTTTAGATTGGAAAATGAGATACCAAATCGCTATTGGAATAGCAAGAGGACTTGCTTATCTACATGAGAAGTGCAGAGATTGCATCATCCATTGTGATATCAAGCCTGAGAACATACTTTTAGATGCTGAATTCTGTCCCAAGGTGGCAGACTTTGGCATGGCGAAGCTTGTTGGCCGGGACTTCAGTCGAGTGTTGACAACCATGAGAGGGACCATTGGATACCTTGCACCAGAGTGGATTTCGGGTGTTCCAATCACAGCCAAAGCTGATGTTTACAGCTATGGTATGATGCTCTTCGAGCTTATATCAGGGAGGAGAAACTCCTCTCAAGATGGGGATAGCAGAGTTAGACACTTTCCTACTTGGGCAGCaagaaaaatcaatgaaaatggAGAAATCATTGACCTCTTGGACTGCAGGTTAGAATGTAGTGCTGATCATGAAGAACTCACTAGAGCTTGTAAAGTCGCTTGCTGGTGTATCCAATATGATGAAGCTCATAGGCCATCGATGGGGCTAGTGGTTCAGATGCTTGAAGGGGTAATGGATGTTAACCTACCTCCGTTCCCCGAAATTCTCCAAGCTTTTTCAGGGATCCATGAAGATTCCTCTGAATATTCCTCAAATTGGGGTTCGCGAACATGTACTTCTCAGGCCAAGAGAACTATGTCATCAACAGTTTCCATAACATGA
- the LOC122078925 gene encoding G-type lectin S-receptor-like serine/threonine-protein kinase At2g19130, translating to MGITQSSWFFLFVMFHFFSLNTLLSNGASTISTGDSISGDQTIISEPAGTFELGFFATGNKSQNYYIGIWYRKISERTVVWVANRDKPISDKSSSQLKLLEDGNLVLLDSSKTHIWSTNLTSLTLNSTEAVLLDSGNLVVRHKQNSSAFIWQSFDHQTNNFLPGAKVGRNKLTNTSYILTSWKNSEDPAMGIFSQEQDPAGSAQYFLSGNSSQSYWTSGPWNGHIFSLIPEMEANNYFYFSYVSNQNESYFTYNVYNTSFITRLVMDVTGQAKQFVWQDGVGWNLFYSQPRKICDVYALCGAFGTCHEQELPFCKCLQGFKPRSPTDYNNLSDWSGGCVRKAPLLCGNNVSINGEKDGLLSMPNMRLPANPHSLEVESAQACELACLNNCSCTAYAYDGGCSVWEGDLLNLQQFSRRDSGGGNLFLKLSASELSSSGGKKKGSVMYAIVGVIVGVVLLLGSVLLLFWWWRRRNVFGPLNQTDGFLVQFSYKNLQIATKNFSKQIGSGGFGSVFIGTLPDLTIVAVKKLFEGLSRGEEQFRSEVSTIGMIQHINLIRLRGFCFQGTKRLLVYDFMPNGSLDSHLFHDKKGFEILDWKTRYQIAIGIARGLAYLHEKCRDCIIHCDIKPENILLDAEFCHKVADFGMARLVGREFSRVLTSMRGTIGYLAPEWISGVAITTKADVYSSGMMLFELISGKRNSSQGGDGKVRYFPTWAARKINENGEIISLLDCRLEDNSDHAELARACKVACWCIQDDEAHRPSMGLVVQMLEGLMDVNLTPLPRNLQAFTEIHEDTSESSSNWHTFLAKSTS from the coding sequence ATGGGTATCACCCAAAGTTCATGGTTCTTCCTCTTTGTCATGTTCcatttcttctctctcaataCCCTTCTTTCTAATGGAGCTAGCACCATCTCTACGGGAGATTCTATATCAGGAGACCAGACCATTATCTCTGAACCAGCTGGGACCTTCGAATTGGGCTTCTTCGCTACAGGTAATAAATCTCAGAACTACTACATTGGCATATGGTACAGAAAGATCTCAGAAAGGACAGTCGTTTGGGTAGCAAACAGAGATAAACCCATCTCTGACAAGTCTTCTTCCCAGCTGAAACTCCTAGAGGATGGAAATCTAGTTCTCCTCGACTCATCCAAAACCCATATTTGGTCTACAAATTTGACATCCTTAACCTTGAATTCTACGGAGGCAGTGCTTCTTGACTCTGGAAATCTGGTTGTGAGACACAAGCAAAACTCCTCTGCTTTCATTTGGCAGAGTTTTGATCACCAAACTAATAATTTCTTACCGGGTGCAAAGGTTGGGCGGAATAAACTCACCAATACTTCATATATTCTTACTTCATGGAAGAATTCAGAGGATCCCGCTATGGGAATCTTCTCTCAAGAGCAGGACCCCGCTGGAAGCGCTCAGTATTTCCTATCTGGGAATAGCTCTCAAAGCTACTGGACTAGTGGGCCTTGGAATGGGCATATTTTCAGCTTAATTCCTGAAATGGAGGCTAATAATTACTTTTACTTCAGTTATGTGTCAAACCAGAACGAGAGCTATTTCACTTATAATGTATATAATACTTCTTTCATCACTAGATTAGTGATGGATGTGACGGGGCAGGCCAAGCAATTTGTATGGCAGGATGGTGTTGGCTggaatttattttattctcagCCAAGAAAGATATGCGATGTTTATGCTCTCTGTGGGGCTTTCGGGACCTGCCATGAGCAAGAATTGCCCTTCTGCAAATGTTTGCAAGGTTTTAAGCCACGCTCACCAACAGATTATAATAATCTGAGCGATTGGTCTGGTGGTTGTGTGAGGAAAGCCCCGTTACTTTGTGGAAACAATGTTTCTATAAATGGGGAGAAAGATGGATTATTGTCCATGCCCAATATGAGATTGCCCGCAAATCCACATTCTTTGGAGGTTGAGAGTGCCCAAGCATGTGAATTGGCTTGCCTGAATAACTGTTCTTGCACAGCTTATGCATATGATGGTGGGTGTTCAGTATGGGAAGGAGATCTGTTGAATCTACAACAATTCTCACGACGTGATAGTGGTGGAGGAAATCTATTTCTCAAACTTTCTGCTTCCGAGCTTTCAAGTTCTGGAGGTAAGAAGAAGGGATCAGTTATGTATGCTATTGTTGGTGTTATTGTAGGGGTTGTACTGCTCTTGGGATCTGTTTTATTGCTATTCTGGTGGTGGCGGAGAAGGAATGTATTTGGACCTTTAAATCAAACTGATGGttttttggttcagttttcATACAAGAACTTACAAATTGCAACCAAAAACTTCTCCAAACAGATAGGAAGTGGAGGATTTGGTTCTGTCTTTATAGGGACATTGCCTGATTTGACTATTGTAGCTGTGAAGAAACTTTTTGAAGGTCTCAGTCGAGGAGAAGAGCAGTTCCGATCTGAAGTAAGCACGATTGGGATGATTCAACACATTAACCTCATTCGCCTACGTGGGTTCTGCTTTCAAGGTACTAAAAGGTTGCTGGTCTATgattttatgccaaatggctCTTTAGATTCCCATCTATTTCATGATAAAAAGGGCTTTGAGATTTTAGATTGGAAAACAAGATACCAAATCGCTATTGGAATAGCAAGAGGACTTGCGTATCTACATGAGAAGTGCAGAGATTGCATCATCCATTGTGACATCAAGCCTGAGAACATTCTTTTAGATGCTGAATTTTGTCACAAGGTGGCAGACTTTGGCATGGCAAGGCTTGTTGGCCGGGAATTCAGTCGAGTGTTGACAAGCATGAGAGGGACCATTGGATACCTTGCACCAGAGTGGATTTCGGGTGTGGCAATAACCACCAAAGCTGATGTTTACAGCTCTGGTATGATGCTCTTTGAGCTTATATCAGGAAAGAGAAACTCCTCTCAAGGTGGGGATGGCAAAGTTAGATACTTTCCTACTTGGGCAGCaagaaaaatcaatgaaaatggAGAAATCATTAGCCTCTTGGACTGCAGGTTAGAAGATAATTCTGATCATGCAGAACTCGCTAGAGCTTGTAAAGTTGCTTGTTGGTGCATCCAAGATGATGAAGCTCATAGGCCATCGATGGGGCTAGTGGTTCAGATGCTTGAAGGGCTAATGGATGTTAACCTAACCCCCCTCCCCAGAAATCTCCAAGCTTTTACAGAGATCCATGAAGATACCTCTGAATCTTCCTCAAATTGGCATACTTTTCTGGCCAAGAGCACGTCTTAA
- the LOC122079138 gene encoding disease resistance protein RPV1-like, protein MASSSRVSTSSSSSSSSSSSHRPSSYDVFINFRGVDTRKNFVSLLYKALIKDGIHVFIDSEELWEGEEICPSLLRAIRGSEISIPVFSKNYGDSKYCLLELAEIWECHLYEGQTILPIFIDVEPRDVRHQTGSFQGPFQEHQSKCESADVEIWRNALKEVGNLKGWTLKGDANIEDQSNLVELIVQRALRELISTPLDECKHPVGIDSHIDKLLSLLNIGNDDVRFVAICGMGGLGKTTIAKVVYNRIFRSFNGSSFLTDVRQEASQGNKGLVSLQTQLLKDICGKDKDYGISFFCQGSKLIARRLHREKILLILDDVDDYEQLDVLAGGINWFGQGSRVIITTRDDQCLNTHKVDKDIQIYKLEGLNFENSLKLFSLYAFLKNEPLENYKQFSHEIVQCAEGLPLTLEVLGSFLCDKDEEEWKNTVGGLNDILDNKVSGMSLKSYDDKVFARLMISYNKLGEYAKIIFLDIACHFAGWYAETPISIWEACELRPRLVIKELTEKHLLKMDNYRLKMHDQLRYLGRRIISKDSAGDPTKRTRLWSPDEILKILKKDMVTQMVEGLLLATEEDLSWEDFAKMPNLRFLNVCGTNNLKGDFSHLSSKLRWFRWCCPLTILPANFYHEELVYLDLSSSHIKLAWNDVPQNKNKRFQKLKVLILTKCWGLSDSPDFSWFPCLERLDLSECRYLLELPDSICQMPSLKSLVLWNCESLNKLPTSIGDLKHLVEFSVSGTNIEELPDGVGRLEKLEELDVSWCFKLARLPTSMGRMRSLLHFYMKYTMIVKLPYDFSKLSSLEVLSMAMRGSAEKTIGMVDPEDDKTVYKRIQPFPITMSSFSSQLQKLYLNGYDNLESLPELPSTLAGLEVRNCISLQEIPGLSHLEWLKELSLYGCKSLVRLPDLSNLKRLKKLQIRHCDLEEIHGLEGTESLEELNVEYCYKLRELPDISNLKRLRRLNISGCKNLQEIHGLKGAESLEWLSMYDCDKLIETRRKIHGQGRHIDYVEETVLRERIFVCEGQRRSPILCVVFELSPSPLIWKGVEGSEKIDITFLIEACIHRGVKKIDYAISIRTEVEPTPGDLIYIHHFNGLLFESIDAIQILRLRGDKRIWPYYSTEVKFWTVMFENKLTDQQVPIQQSSASLVADFFRWSNVEDDEEGASTSRASNYRGASWPSSIEETGWLTRCQGLLREWILKTRVGRSIEGWVLERLPHNDDETSVDSGAL, encoded by the exons ATGGCGTCTTCATCTAGGGTTAGtacttcctcttcctcttcctcttcctcttcctcttcccatCGGCCTTCTTCCTACGATGTGTTTATCAATTTCAGAGGTGTAGATACTCGCAAAAATTTTGTAAGTCTGCTCTACAAAGCTCTAATAAAAGATGGAATCCATGTCTTCATAGATAGCGAAGAACTCtgggaaggagaagagatttGCCCCTCTCTTTTAAGAGCAATCCGAGGGTCTGAAATCTCGATTCCTGTCTTCTCTAAAAACTATGGAGATAGCAAATATTGTCTCTTGGAACTTGCTGAGATTTGGGAGTGCCATTTATATGAGGGTCAAACCATTCTACCCATTTTCATTGATGTTGAGCCACGAGATGTTCGACATCAAACTGGAAGTTTTCAGGGACCATTTCAGGAACACCAAAGCAAGTGTGAATCTGCTGATGTTGAGATCTGGAGGAATGCTTTGAAAGAGGTGGGGAATCTAAAGGGATGGACTCTCAAGGGGGATGCAAATATTGA GGATCAGTCAAATTTAGTCGAGTTAATTGTTCAAAGGGCTTTGAGAGAACTAATTAGTACCCCCTTGGATGAATGTAAACACCCTGTTGGAATAGATTCCCACATAGATAAGCTACTTTCTTTGTTAAATATTGGTAATGATGATGTACGGTTTGTGGCCATATGTGGCATGGGTGGCCTCGGAAAGACAACTATAGCAAAGGTTGTGTATAATCGTATCTTTAGAAGTTTCAATGGGAGTAGCTTTCTCACAGATGTGAGACAAGAAGCATCACAAGGAAATAAGGGTTTAGTTTCTCTACAAACGCAACTTCTTAAAGATATATGTGGCAAGGACAAGGACTACGGCATAAGTTTTTTTTGTCAAGGATCTAAATTGATAGCAAGAAGACTTCATAGAGAAAAAattcttcttattcttgatgatgtggatgattatGAACAACTTGATGTATTAGCTGGTGGAATCAATTGGTTTGGTCAAGGAAGCAGGGTCATCATAACAACTAGAGATGACCAATGTTTGAATACACATAAAGTTGATAAAGATATTCAAATATACAAGCTTGAAGGACTGAATTTTGAGAATTCTCTTAAACTCTTCAGTTTGTATGCTTTTTTAAAGAATGAACCTCTTGAAAATTACAAGCAGTTTTCACATGAAATCGTACAATGTGCTGAAGGGTTACCTTTAACTCTAGAGGTTTTGGGTTCTTTTCTATGTGACAAAGACgaagaagaatggaaaaatACAGTCGGAGGCTTGAACGATATCCTTGATAACAAGGTCTCTGGAATGTCATTAAAAAGCTATGATGACAAGGTCTTTGCAAGATTGATGATAAGTTACAATAAACTAGGTGAATATGCGAAAATCATATTTCTTGATATTGCATGCCATTTTGCTGGATGGTATGCAGAAACACCAATTTCAATATGGGAAGCTTGTGAGTTGCGTCCAAGGTTAGTGATAAAAGAACTCACTGAAAAGCACCTCCTAAAGATGGATAATTATAGATTGAAGATGCATGATCAACTTCGATACTTGGGAAGGAGAATTATCTCGAAAGACAGCGCTGGGGACCCGACCAAACGCACAAGATTGTGGTCTCCTGATGAGATCttaaagatattaaaaaaagataTG gtAACTCAAATGGTTGAAGGCCTCCTCCTTGCGACTGAAGAAGATTTAAGTTGGGAAGACTTTGCAAAGATGCCCAATTTAAGATTTCTCAATGTTTGTGGAACTAACAACCTCAAAGGGGATTTTTCGCACCTTTCGTCTAAATTAAGATGGTTCCGTTGGTGTTGCCCTTTGACAATTCTACCAGCCAATTTTTATCATGAGGAACTAGTTTATCTTGACCTATCATCTAGTCATATCAAATTAGCTTGGAATGATGtacctcaaaataaaaataag CGGTTCCAAAAGTTGAAGGTTCTTATTCTTACAAAGTGTTGGGGTCTCTCTGACTCTCCCGACTTCTCATGGTTTCCTTGCTTAGAGAGATTGGATCTTTCGGAATGTAGATATCTTTTGGAACTCCCAGATAGTATTTGCCAGATGCCTTCTCTCAAAAGTCTTGTCCTTTGGAATTGTGAGTCATTAAATAAGTTGCCTACCTCCATAGGTGATCTAAAACATTTGGTTGAGTTTTCGGTAAGTGGGACAAATATTGAAGAACTGCCTGATGGTGTAGGGCGGTTAGAGAAGCTTGAGGAATTAGATGTTTCATGGTGCTTTAAGTTGGCGAGGCTACCGACATCAATGGGTAGAATGAGGAGTTTACTTCATTTTTACATGAAATATACCATGATTGTAAAATTACCatatgatttttcaaagctCTCAAGCTTAGAGGTGTTATCAATGGCCATGAGGGGTTCAGCTGAAAAAACAATAGGCATGGTGGATCCAGAAGATGATAAAACAGTCTACAAGAGGATTCAACCATTCCCAATCACCATGagtagtttctcttctcagCTTCAGAAGCTATATTTGAATGGCTACGACAACCTTGAATCTCTCCCAGAGCTTCCCTCCACTTTAGCTGGACTGGAAGTTCGGAATTGCATCTCACTGCAGGAAATTCCAGGTTTATCACACTTAGAATGGTTGAAAGAATTATCACTTTATGGATGCAAATCATTGGTAAGATTACCGGATTTGTCAAACCTGAAAAGATTAAAGAAATTGCAAATTCGACATTGTGATCTAGAGGAAATTCATGGCCTTGAAGGTACAGAGTCCTTGGAAGAGTTGAATGTGGAGTATTGCTACAAATTAAGAGAGTTACCGGATATCTCAAACCTGAAAAGATTGAGGCGATTAAATATTTCTGGGTGTAAAAATCTACAGGAAATTCATGGCCTCAAAGGAGCAGAATCCTTAGAATGGTTGAGTATGTATGATTGTGACAAATTAATAGAGACAAGAAGGAAGATACATGGGCAG GGAAGACATATAGATTATGTGGAAGAAACTGTGCTCCGTGAAAGAATTTTTGTTTGTGAAGGTCAGCGAAGGTCACCAATTCTGTGTGTTGTTTTTGAGTTATCACCTTCACCACTGATTTGGAAAGGAGTTGAGGGCTCTGAGAAAATAGACATCACTTTTCTTATTGAAGCTTGTATTCATAGGGGAGTGAAAAAGATCGACTATGCCATTTCGATTAgaactgaagttgaacccaCTCCTGGAGATTTAATCTACATACACCATTTCAATGGGCTTCTGTTTGAAAGCATTGATGCTATCCAGATTTTACGTCTAAGGGGAGATAAAAGGATATGGCCATACTATTCAACTGAAGTGAAATTCTGGACAGTCATGTTCGAAAACAAGTTAACAGACCAGCAAGTGCCTATCCAACAATCCAGTGCTTCATTGGTAGCAGATTTCTTCAGATGGTCCAATGTGGAGGATGATGAAGAGGGTGCATCGACATCGAGGGCTAGCAACTACAGGGGAGCATCATGGCCATCTTCCATTGAAGAAACAGGGTGGTTGACACGCTGTCAAGGGCTATTGAGAGAATGGATCTTGAAAACAAGAGTAGGAAGGAGTATTGAAGGTTGGGTTCTGGAGAGACTTCCTCACAACGATGATGAAACTAGTGTTGATTCCGGAGCTTTGTGA